The region TTCAACGTGCACTTCGATCAATATCAGAAGGTGTACACGACATCGCGCTCGGACGTGATACGTGGGCGATAGATAGGCGATAGATAGGTGATAAAAGGCAGGGAACAGATGATACATCGACGTCGATACAGCCGTATCGGGCTGGTGCTGGGGGGCGGAGCAGCACGAGGCTGGGCGCATATCGGAGCGATTCGCGCGTTACAGGATGCGGGCATCAAGCCGGACGTGGTGTGCGGCACGTCGATCGGCGCGCTGGTGGGTGCGGTCTACGCGAACGGCGACCTCGACTGGCTGGAGGAGTGGGTCTCGCGGCTCACCTGGCAGACGGTGGTGCGGCTGCTCGATCTGCGGCTGTCGGGCGGATTGCTTGGCGGGCGCAAGGTGATCCAGATATTCGCGGACAAATTCAATGGCCGCTCGATCGCCCAGTTGAACCTGCCGTTCGCGGCGGTGGCCACCGAACTCGATTCGGGGCGCGAGAGCTGGTTGCAGGACGGCAGCGTGGTTGACGCGGTGCGCGCCTCGATTGCGATTCCGGGGATTTTCACGCCGGTGTTTTACAACGGCGTGTGGCTGGTGGACGGCGGCTTGAGCAATCCGGTGCCGGTTTCGGTGGCGCGCGGCATGCGGGCGGACTGCGTGATCGCTGTCGATCTGAACAACGATATTCTGAATGGCCGCGATTTCGGCGGCGCGGTGGTCGAAACGCCCGCGCTCGATCCGGCTGCACCGCCGCCGGTTTCACTGCGCCGTAACGGCAAGCCTTGGCCACGCTGGCTTGCCCCTGCCGAAGGGAGCGCTTCCGACGATGTGCGCGTGCCGCCGGCGCCGAGTGCGCGCGTGCCGTCAATGCTGAGTTCGATCGCGCAGAGTATTGACATCATGCAGGTGCGGATTACACGGAGTCGCCTTGCTGGCGAACCGGCGGATATTCTGATTCAGCCGCGGCTGGGCGGGATGGGGATTTTTGATTTTCACCGTGCCGGGCCGGCTATTGAAGAAGGGCGTGCGGCGGTGGAGCATATGTTGCCCGCGATTCGGGCTCGGTTGGGGATTGAATGAAGTTTTGTTTGCCTTCGCGGCAAACCATCCAGGCAAAACTCCACGCCGTAGGCAAACAGCCAAACAACCACCACCGCAGGCTATCAAAAAAGCGACTCAAAACTTGCTAAATCGCGGCAGCGCTCATAGCGTGCTCTCCACCTTACAAAACGATATCCCCCACAAGACCAAGCCCTGCAAGCGCCCAGCCGCGGCAAACGGCCCATTGCTGCACCGCAGCACACTCTCGCCGCTCCTTTGAGAAATTAATTTCCGCTTGCGAGACTCCGCGCCATGCCGGATGAGTCGGGCAGGCATAACCCGACCCCATCCATGACATCCTCAATGAAACCTGGATGGAGACACGCGTGTTCCTTTACGGCTTTGGTCCGGTGTTGCTGGCCGGCACGATCCAGACGATCGAGCTGTCCGTCCTGTCGCTGGCAGCCTCCGTGCTGCTCGGCCTCGCGGGCGCGGCGGCGAAACTCTCCTTCAACCGCCCGCTCAGGGCAATCGCAACCGGCTATACGACGTTGATCCGCTCGGTGCCCGACCTCGTGCTGATGCTGCTGTTGTTCTACAGCATCCAGATCGCGGTCAACAATCTCACCGACGCACTCAATCTGCCGCAGTTCGATATCGATCCGTTCGTGGCCGGCGTGCTGACACTCGGCTTCATCTACGGCGCGTACTTCACCGAAACCTTCCGCGGCGCATTCCTCGCGGTGCCGCGCGGCCAGCTCGAGGCGGGCAGTGCGTACGGCATGAGCGGCGCGCGGGTGTTCACCCGCATTCTGTTTCCGCAGATGATGCGCTTCGCGCTGCCGGGCATCGGCAACAACTGGCAGGTGCTGGTCAAGGCCACGGCGCTGGTGTCGATCATCGGTCTCGCCGACGTCGTCAAAGCCGCCCAGGACGCCGGCAAGAGCACCTTCAACATGTTCTTCTTCATTCTGGTCGCCGCGCTGATCTATCTGGCGATCACCACTGCGTCGAACCTCGTGCTGATCTGGCTGGAAAAGCGCTATTCGATCGGCGTGCGCCACGCGGAGCTCTAAGACCATGGTCGACATTCTCAATCAATTCTGGCGCGCGTTTCTGTACTGGGACGGTCAGCGCATGTCGGGTCTGGCCGTCACGCTGTGGCTGCTGGTGGCGTCGATCGGGATCGGCTTTTTCATGGCGATTCCGCTCGCGGTGGCGCGCGTGTCGAAGAAGCGCTGGCTGTCGACGCCGGTGCGTCTCTACACTTACGTGTTTCGCGGCACGCCGTTGTATGTGCAACTGCTGCTGATCTACACCGGCATGTACAGCCTCGAATTCGTGCGCTCGCATCAGTTGCTCGACGCGTTTTTCCGCAGCGGCTTTCATTGCGCGATTCTCGCCTTCGCCCTGAACACCTGCGCATACACCACCGAGATTTTCGCCGGGGCGATCCGTTCCACTTCGCACGGCGAAGTGGAAGCGGCCCGTGCTTACGGCATGAGCTGGTTCACGATGTACCGCCGCATTGTGATACCGTCCGCGCTGCGCCGGGCGCTCCCGTTGTACAGTAACGAAGTGATCCTGATGCTGCACGCCACCACGGTCGCGTTTACGGCCACGGTGCCGGACATTCTGAAGGTGGCGCGCGATGCGAATTCGGCCACGTATCAGTCGTTCGATGCGTTCGGCCTCGCGGCGTTGATTTACCTCGTGGTGTCGTTCGCGCTGGTGGCCTTGTTCCGCCGCGCCGAGCGTCACTGGCTGGGTTACCTGGCGGTGCGCACGCACTGAGCAGGCATGTTTCGATTGAGCGGCGCGGCTCGCCCGTGCCGTCACGTAGATTGATCCGTATTTTCAAAGGGAGAGCATCTTGCTCCACACGACTCAAACCGAAGCTTGCAAGCTCGCCGTTCAGGACATTCACAAGCGCTACGGCGACAACGAAGTGCTCAAGGGCGTGTCGCTCAACGCGAATAAGGGTGACGTGATCAGCATCATCGGCGCGAGCGGATCGGGCAAGAGCACCTTCCTGCGCTGCATCAATTTTCTCGAGCGGCCGAACGCCGGGCAAATCGTCGTCGACGGCGAAAAGGTCAAGACCAAAGCCGACCGCGCCGGCAATCTGGAAGTGGCCGATCACAAGCAATTGCAACGCATCCGCACGAAGCTCGCGATGGTGTTTCAGCACTTCAACTTGTGGGCGCACATGAATGTGATCGAGAACATCGTCGAAGCACCGATTCATGTGCTCGGCTTGTCGCGTCGCGAAGCCGAAGAACGGGCGCGCGAATATCTCGAGAAGGTGGGTCTCGCGCCGCGTCTGGAAAAACAGTATCCGTCGCATCTGTCGGGCGGTCAGCAGCAGCGCGTGGCCATTGCGCGTGCGCTGGCGATGAACCCGGACGTGATGCTGTTCGACGAGCCCACCTCCGCGCTCGATCCCGAACTGGTCGGCGAAGTGCTGAAGGTGATGCAGAAGCTCGCCGAAGAAGGCCGCACGATGATCGTCGTCACGCATGAAATGGGTTTCGCGCGCAATGTGTCGAACCATGTGATGTTCCTGCACCAGGGCCGCACCGAAGAAGAGGGCTTGCCCGCTGACGTGCTCACCACGCCGCGCAGCGAACGGCTCAAGCAGTTCCTGTCCGGCAGCCTGAAGTAACGCGCGGCTCGCGTCGTCCTCTTAAGCGATGGCTCGCACGTCCAACCCGGCTCGCACCACGCAGGTCGCCATCGTCGCCTTGCCGCCGGTGTCGATGTCGGGCGTCGGGCCGATTGTCGACGCGCTCAATCTCGCCAATGAAATCGACGGCCGCGCGCTGTACCGCGTGCAGGTGTGTTCGTGGGATGGCCGCGCGGTGCCCTTGTCGGGCGGCGCGCAATGGCCGGCCGATGCCGCCTTCGGCGATGCGATTTCGTGCGACTGGCTGATCATCGTCAGCGAACGGTTCCAGCAATTCGCCGACTATCGCCTCTTTCTCGCGAGTCTTTCGCGCGTCGGGCAGCGCACGCCGCTCGTCACTGGTATTCATCACGGCGTTTGGTGGCTGGCGATGGCGGGGCAATTGTCCGGCTATCGCGTGAGCGTCAACTGGGAAACCTACCAGCAGTTCTCCGAGCAGTTCGAGCGCTCGATCGTCACCCAACAGATCTTCGAAATCGACCGTGATCGCGCCACCTGCGCGGGCGGTCAGGCAACGGTCGACTTCATGCTCGCCATGATCGGCCGCGATCACGGGCCGGAGTTGGCGGACCGGATCGCCGATACGCTGGGCGTCGGCGTGTTGCGCGCGGGTGAAGAGCGGCAGCGCATTCCGTTCGTAACCGCGCCAGGCGAGCGCCATCCGCGCCTGAACGATGCGCTGATGCTGATGGAAGCAAATATCGAAGACCCGCTGACCACCGATGAAATCGCGGGTCTCGTCGGTGTCTCGCGGCGTCAGCTGGAGCGGCTGTTTCGCCAGTATCTCGGCTCGATGCCGTCCAAATACTATCTTGGCCTGCGGCTTTCGAAAGCGCGCACCCAATTGCAGCGCACCAGCAAATCGGTGGTGCAGATCAGCCTTGCTTGCGGGTTTTCGTCGGCGGCGCACTTTTCGAATGCTTACCGCGAACGCTTTGGTGTCACGCCACGCGAGGATCGTCGTAACTGGATCGACAAGCAGACTGGCGCAGCAGCCAGTGAGCCGCGCCCGGCCGCACTGATCGAACGGCCCGATCAGGTGGAATAGGCAGGCCGGACAAGCAAGCTGAACAAGCGGCGGAAAGAGCAGCCGAACAGGCGCAATAAACGGCCGGGAAGCACGCTATTCGCGACCCGCGCGCGACCTGGGCGCCCGGAAGCTCATAGAAAGCGTCGCGTATGCGCAAGACGTATCGCGTGCGGTTTCCTACACTACGTGTATTACCTCTCACCTGTAACGAGGATTTGCCATGAACGACCTGACTGTGACACGCCAGACTTTCGACGAAGTGATGGTGCCGGTGTTTTCCCCCGCCGCCTTCGTGCCGGACCGCGGTCTTGGCTCACGCGTCTGGGATACGGAAGGCCGTGACTATATCGACTTCGCCGGCGGTATTGCCGTCACCGCGCTCGGTCATGCGCATCCTGAACTGCTGAAAGTCCTGCACGACCAGGGCGGCAAGCTGTGGCACATCGGTAACGGCTACACCAATGAACCGGTGCTGCGTCTCGCCAAACGTCTCGAAGACCTGACCTTCGCGGACCGCGCGTTCTTCGCCAACTCGGGCGCGGAAGCGAACGAAGCGGCCTTGAAGCTGGCGCGCCGCGTCGCGTTCGAACGCCATGGCGCCGACAAGGTTGAAATCATTTCGTTTACGCAGTCGTTCCATGGCCGCACGTTCTTCACCGTGAGCGTTGGCGGCCAGCCGAAGTATTCGGAAGGTTTCGGCCCGGTGCCGGCCGGCATCACCCACTTGCCGTACAACGATATCGAAGCGGCGAAGCAGGCCATCGGCGCGCAAACCTGTGCGGTGATCGTCGAGCCGATCCAGGGCGAGGGCGGCGTGATCCCGGCCGATCCGGCGTTTCTGAGGGCGCTGCGCGAAGCCTGCGATCAGCACGGCGCACTGCTGATTTTCGACGAGGTGCAAACGGGTGTGGGCCGCAGCGGTTACTTCTACGCGTATCAGGAAACCGGCGTGACGCCGGACATCCTGACCACCGCGAAGGCGCTCGGCAACGGCTTCCCGATCGGCGCGATGCTGACCACCAAGGAACTGGCTGTGCACTTCAAGGTCGGCGTGCATGGCACGACCTACGGCGGCAATCCGCTGGGCTCGGCGATCGCGGAGAAGGTGGTCGAACTGGTCAGCGATCCGCGGCTGCTGGAAGGCGTGCACTCGCGCAGCGAGGCGCTGAGGGGACAACTTGCCAAGCTCAACGAGCGCTTTGGCATCTTCGAGGAAGTGCGCGGCAAGGGTCTTTTGATCGGTGCGGAATTGACCGACGCGTTCAAGGGCCGTGCGAAGGACTTCGTCACCGCGGCCGGCAAGCACGGCGTGATCATGCTGATGGCAGGTCCGGACGTGTTGCGCTTTGTACCGTCGCTGATCATTCCGCTCGACGACATGTATGAAGGCTTCGCGCGTCTGGCGAAGGCGATCGACGAAGTGGTCGGCGCAACCGCTGAAGCCCCGGCTCGTTAATCAGGCGTCACATTCAATCAGGAACGACGATGCTCTTCGTACGCCCCAGCCGCCTCGCGGATCTCGATGCGCTCGAACATATGGCGCGCACCGCGCAACCGGTGCTGCATTCGCTGCCGCACGACCGCGGTGCGCTCGAAGCGCGCGTCGCGTTGTCGGAAGACTCATTTCGCGCGGAGGTCGATTTTCCGGGCGAGGAGTTCTATCTGTTCGTGCTCGAGGACGCGGAGAGCGGCAAGCTGATGGGCACGGCGAGCATTGTCGCCGCGGCCGGTTATTCGGACCCGTTCTACGCGTTTCGCAACGACGCGCTGATTCATGCGTCGCGCGAGTTGCACGTGAACCGCAAGATTCACGCGCTGACCATGTCGCACGAATTGACGGGCAAGAGCCGGCTGGCGGGTTTTTACATCGACCCGTCGCTGCGTGGCGACGCGGCCGCGCATCTGATGTCGCGGGCGCGAATGATGTATATCGCCGCCAATCGCAAGCGTTTCACGCCGGAAGTGTTCTCGCTGTTGCTCGGCGTGACCGACGACTCAGGCGTGTCGCCGTTCTGGGAAGCGGTGGGGCGCAAGTTCTTCGGCCGCAATTTCGCCGACATCGAAATCGAATCGGGCGGCCGCAGCCGTACCTTTATCGCCGAAGTGATGCCGACCTATCCGGTCTATGTGCCCTTGCTGCCGGAAGCGGCACAGCGCGTGCTCGGCGAGCCGGATTCGAAGGCGCTGCTCGCGTATGAGATCCACCTCGAAGAAGGCTTCGAGACGGATCGCTTCATCGATATTTTCGACGCGGGTCCGGTGTTGACCGCGCAGGTGGATCGCAGTGCCTGCGTGACGCGCAATGAAACACGGGTGGTGCGCGAAGCCGGCGCGCCGGCCGGCGGCTCGACGTATCTGATCGCGCATAACGGTGCGGACGGTGAGTTCCGCTGCGTGCTCGGACCATTGCCGGACGGTAAAGCAAGCGGCGCGTCGTTGTCGCATGCGGCGCGCGCCGCACTCGGCGTGCAGGAGGGCGACGCGGTACGCTGCGTGCCGCTGCACCAGCCGCATCAGGAAGAATCTTCGGGAGACGCACAATGATCGTCGTTCGCGTTGTGCAACGAGGCGATGTGGACGCGCTCATGCGGCTTGCGCAGGAGACCGGTCCCGGCCTCACCACCTTCAAGCCGGATCGCGATGCACTCGCGGCGCGCGTTGAACGTGCGCGCCGCACGATGGAAGACAAGGCCGAGCCGCACGAAGCCGGTTACTTCTTCGTGATGGAAGACACCAACACCGGCGACGTGGCCGGGGTATGCGGCATCGAAACCTCAGTCGGTCTGCAGCAGCCGTTCTACAACTACCGCGTGAGCACCGTCGTGCACGCGAGCCAGGATCTCGGCATCTGGACGCGCATGCGCGCGCTGAACATTTCGCATGACCTGACGGGTTACGCCGAAGTGTGTTCGCTGTTCCTGAGCCCGCGTTACCGCACGAGCGGCGTCGGCGGCTTGCTGTCGCGTTCGCGCTTCATGTTTCTTGCACAGTTCCGCGAGCGCTTTCCGCAGCGCTTGTGTGCGGAATTGCGCGGCCATTTCGATGCGGAAGGCACCTCGCCGTTCTGGCGCGCGGTCGGCTCGCATTTCTACCAGATCGATTTCAACGCGGCGGACTACCTGAGTTCGCACGGCCGCAAGGCGTTTCTTGCTGAATTGATGCCGCGTTATCCGGTGTATGTCGAACTGCTGCCGGAAGAAGCGCAAGAATGCGTCGGCCTCACGCATAGCGACACGATTCCGGCGCGCCGCATGCTCGAATCGGAAGGGCTGCGCTACGAGAATCACGTCGATATCTTCGATGCGGGCCCGGTGCTCGAATGCCATATCGCCGACTTGCGCACCGTGCGCGAAAGCGTGGTGGTGCCGGTCGAGATTGCCAATGTGCCGGCGGGCGCGCCGCAGGATGCACCGCGTTCGCTGGTATCGAATACGTCGCTCGGCGATTTTCGCGTGGGCGCGGCTGCCGGCGTGCCGCAAGACGGCGTGTTCCGCATGAGCGCCGCCGAGGCCGCGGCACTCGACGTCAAGACAGGCGACCCGGTGCGGGTGCTGCCGCTGAAACACAAATAAGGATGATCATGAGCGAGCTTTTCATCGACGGCGAATGGGCCGCCGGCACAGGACCCGCATTCGCGTCGCATAACCCGGGCACGGGCGCGACGGTGTGGGAAGGCAACAGCGCCTCGGCGGACGACGTCGATCGGGCGGTGCGCAGCGCACGCCGTGCGTTCGCGGCATGGTCGGCGCTGAGTCTCGACGAGCGGTGCGGCGTGGTGCGCCGCTTCGCTGCACTCGTGACGGAACGCAAGGAAGCGCTTGCCGAAGCGATCGGCCGGGAGACCGGCAAACCGCTGTGGGAAGCGCGCACTGAAGCGGCTTCGATGGCGGCGAAGGTCGAGATTTCGATTCAGGCCTATAACGAGCGCACCGGTGAAAAACGTTCGCCGATGGCCGACGGCACTGCCGTGCTTCGGCATCGTCCGCATGGCGTGGTCGCGGTGTTCGGGCCGTATAACTTCCCTGGCCACTTGCCGAACGGGCATATCGTGCCGGCGCTGATCGCGGGTAATGCGGTGGTGTTCAAGCCGTCCGAACTCGCGCCGGGCGTGGCGGCTGTCACCGTGCAGATCTGGCGCGATGCGGGCTTGCCCGCTGGCGTGCTGAACCTCGTGCAAGGCGAGAAAGAGACGGGCATTGCGCTTGCCAACCATCGGCAGATCGATGGCTTGTTCTTCACGGGTAGTTCGGATACCGGAACATTGCTGCACAAGCAATTCGGCGGCCGTCCGGAGATCGTGCTGGCGTTGGAGATGGGCGGCAACAATCCGCTCGTGATCGGACCCGTGGCGGATCTCGACGCCGCGGTCCACCACACGATTCAATCGGCGTTTTTGTCGGCAGGGCAGCGTTGCACCTGCGCGCGCCGTATTTTCGTACCGAACGACGCCTTCGGTGATCGCTTCGTAGAACGACTGACTGAAGTGACTTCGCGAATCAGCGTCGGCGAATACAACGCTGATCCGCAGCCGTTCATGGGCGCGGTGGTTTCCGCGCGGGCGGCTTCGCGTCTGGTCGCGGCGCAGGAGCGTCTGCTTGCCGACGGCGCAAAAGCACTGCTGACGATGGAACAGCGCGATCCGGCACTCGGCTTTGTCACGCCCGCGATTCTCGACGTGACCGCCGTGAAGAACCTGCCGGACGAAGAGCATTTCGGACCGCTGGCGCAGATCATTCGCTACAGCACGTTCGACGAAGCGCTCGACAAAGCCAACGACACCGAGTTCGGCCTCTCCGCCGGCCTGCTCGCCGACGACGAAGCACTGTGGACGCATTTCCAGCGCACCATTCGCGCGGGCGTGGTCAACTGGAACCGGCCGACCAACGGTGCATCGTCGGGTGCGCCGTTCGGTGGCCCGGGGCGGTCGGGCAATCACCGGCCGAGCGCGTACTACGCTGCCGACTACTGCGCGTATCCGATGGCGTCCGTCGAAAGCGCGCAACTGCACATGCCCGCGAGCGTCTCGCCGGGCCTTCAATTCTAAGGATCGACGATGCAAGCCACTGAAGCCAATTTCGACGGTCTCGTCGGCCCGACCCACAATTACGCAGGGCTCTCGTTCGGCAACGTCGCGTCGCAGAACAACGAGAAGTCGGTTGCCAACCCCAAAGCGGCTGCCAAGCAAGGCCTGCGCAAGATGAAGCAGTTGGCCGATCTCGGCTTTCATCAAGGCGTGTTGCCGCCGCAGGAGCGTCCTTCGATGCGCCTCTTGCGCGAGCTCGGTTTTTCGGGCGACGACGCGACGGTGATCGCACGCGTCGCCAAAGACGCGCCCGAGTTGCTGGCCGCGGCGAGTTCGGCTTCGGCGATGTGGACCGCGAACGCGGCGACGGTGAGCCCCTCGGCCGACACGCACGACGGCCGCGTGCATTTCACGCCGGCCAATCTGTGCAGCAAGCTGCATCGCGCGATCGAACATGAATCGACACGCCGCACCTTGCGCGCGATTTTCAGCGACGCCGACCGTTTCGCGGTGCATGAGGCACTCCCCGGCACACCGGCACTCGGCGACGAAGGCGCGGCGAATCACACGCGTTTTTGCTCGGAATACGGCACACGTGGCGTCGAATTCTTCGTGTATGGCCGCAGCGAATATCGCCGCGGACCGGAGCCGAAGCGTTTTCCCGCGCGTCAGACCTTTGAGGCGAGCCGCGCGGTCGCGCATCGTCACGGTCTGGCAGAAGCAGCCACAGTGTACGCACAGCAGAATCCCGACGTGATCGACGCGGGCGTGTTCCATAACGACGTGATCGCGGTCGGCAATCGCAATACGCTGTTCTGTCATCAACTGGCGTTTGTCGAACAGAATGCGGTGTATGACGAACTGCGCAGCAAACTCTCCGGGCTGAAGGCCGAGTTCAACGTGATCGAAGTGCCCGACGCGCAGGTGAGCGTGGCCGACGCGGTCACGTCGTACCTGTTCAACAGCCAGTTGCTGACGCGCCCGGACGGCAAACAGGTGCTGGTGGTGCCGCAGGAATGCCGCGAGAATGCGCGCGTGGGCGCCTATCTGGACGAGCTGACCGCGCACACCGGTCCGATCGACGACGTGCTCGTGTTCGATCTGCGCGAAAGCATGAAGAACGGCGGCGGTCCGGCATGTCTGCGTCTGCGCGTGGTGTTGAACGATGCGGAGCGCGCGGCGGTGACGCCTGGCGTGTGGATCAACGACAAGCTGTTCGGCCGCCTCGATACGTGGATCGAAAAGCACTATCGCGATCGTCTCGCACCGACCGATCTGACCGATCCGCAACTGCTCGCCGAGTCGCGCACTGCGCTCGACGAACTGACGCAGATTCTCGGTCTGGGTTCGCTGTATGACTTCCAGCGCTGAACGCGGCATGCCGGTTCCGATGCTCGACGATTTCCTTGCCTACACGTTGGCGGGGACGCAGCCTGGCGCGCAGGAAACGCAGGGTGTGTGCGCCAACGGCGGCGTGCGCTGGTCGTGGCTCGATGATGGTGTGCTGCTCATGGAGCCCGCGGTGCGGGATGAAGGCACTCGCAGCGTGCTCGTCTCTGCCGGCGTGCATGGCGATGAAACCGCGCCAATTGAACTGCTGTCGTATCTGGTGCGCGATATCGCGCTAGGCGATGCCGCGCTGACGTGCCGCTTGCTGGTGATTCTCGGCAACGTCGACGCCATGCGCGACGCGTGCCGCTATCGCGACGACGATCTGAACCGGCTCTTCAGCGGCCGTCATACGCAAGTGCCGCACAGCCACGAAGCGCCACGTGCGGCGGCGTTGGAGCGTGCGGCAATGCTGTTCTTTGCCGCGGCATCGCAAGCGCCCGGCGCCCGTTGGCACGTCGACATGCATACGGCGATCCGCCCCTCGGCTTTCGAGCAATTCGCCTTGTTGCCGCATACCGGCAAGCCGTTTTCGCGTGCAATGTTCGAGTGGCTCGGCGCAGCGCGCATTAGC is a window of Paraburkholderia phytofirmans OLGA172 DNA encoding:
- a CDS encoding patatin-like phospholipase family protein, whose amino-acid sequence is MIHRRRYSRIGLVLGGGAARGWAHIGAIRALQDAGIKPDVVCGTSIGALVGAVYANGDLDWLEEWVSRLTWQTVVRLLDLRLSGGLLGGRKVIQIFADKFNGRSIAQLNLPFAAVATELDSGRESWLQDGSVVDAVRASIAIPGIFTPVFYNGVWLVDGGLSNPVPVSVARGMRADCVIAVDLNNDILNGRDFGGAVVETPALDPAAPPPVSLRRNGKPWPRWLAPAEGSASDDVRVPPAPSARVPSMLSSIAQSIDIMQVRITRSRLAGEPADILIQPRLGGMGIFDFHRAGPAIEEGRAAVEHMLPAIRARLGIE
- a CDS encoding ABC transporter permease produces the protein MFLYGFGPVLLAGTIQTIELSVLSLAASVLLGLAGAAAKLSFNRPLRAIATGYTTLIRSVPDLVLMLLLFYSIQIAVNNLTDALNLPQFDIDPFVAGVLTLGFIYGAYFTETFRGAFLAVPRGQLEAGSAYGMSGARVFTRILFPQMMRFALPGIGNNWQVLVKATALVSIIGLADVVKAAQDAGKSTFNMFFFILVAALIYLAITTASNLVLIWLEKRYSIGVRHAEL
- a CDS encoding ABC transporter permease, whose protein sequence is MVDILNQFWRAFLYWDGQRMSGLAVTLWLLVASIGIGFFMAIPLAVARVSKKRWLSTPVRLYTYVFRGTPLYVQLLLIYTGMYSLEFVRSHQLLDAFFRSGFHCAILAFALNTCAYTTEIFAGAIRSTSHGEVEAARAYGMSWFTMYRRIVIPSALRRALPLYSNEVILMLHATTVAFTATVPDILKVARDANSATYQSFDAFGLAALIYLVVSFALVALFRRAERHWLGYLAVRTH
- a CDS encoding ABC transporter ATP-binding protein, which gives rise to MLHTTQTEACKLAVQDIHKRYGDNEVLKGVSLNANKGDVISIIGASGSGKSTFLRCINFLERPNAGQIVVDGEKVKTKADRAGNLEVADHKQLQRIRTKLAMVFQHFNLWAHMNVIENIVEAPIHVLGLSRREAEERAREYLEKVGLAPRLEKQYPSHLSGGQQQRVAIARALAMNPDVMLFDEPTSALDPELVGEVLKVMQKLAEEGRTMIVVTHEMGFARNVSNHVMFLHQGRTEEEGLPADVLTTPRSERLKQFLSGSLK
- a CDS encoding GlxA family transcriptional regulator; this translates as MARTSNPARTTQVAIVALPPVSMSGVGPIVDALNLANEIDGRALYRVQVCSWDGRAVPLSGGAQWPADAAFGDAISCDWLIIVSERFQQFADYRLFLASLSRVGQRTPLVTGIHHGVWWLAMAGQLSGYRVSVNWETYQQFSEQFERSIVTQQIFEIDRDRATCAGGQATVDFMLAMIGRDHGPELADRIADTLGVGVLRAGEERQRIPFVTAPGERHPRLNDALMLMEANIEDPLTTDEIAGLVGVSRRQLERLFRQYLGSMPSKYYLGLRLSKARTQLQRTSKSVVQISLACGFSSAAHFSNAYRERFGVTPREDRRNWIDKQTGAAASEPRPAALIERPDQVE
- a CDS encoding aspartate aminotransferase family protein, whose translation is MNDLTVTRQTFDEVMVPVFSPAAFVPDRGLGSRVWDTEGRDYIDFAGGIAVTALGHAHPELLKVLHDQGGKLWHIGNGYTNEPVLRLAKRLEDLTFADRAFFANSGAEANEAALKLARRVAFERHGADKVEIISFTQSFHGRTFFTVSVGGQPKYSEGFGPVPAGITHLPYNDIEAAKQAIGAQTCAVIVEPIQGEGGVIPADPAFLRALREACDQHGALLIFDEVQTGVGRSGYFYAYQETGVTPDILTTAKALGNGFPIGAMLTTKELAVHFKVGVHGTTYGGNPLGSAIAEKVVELVSDPRLLEGVHSRSEALRGQLAKLNERFGIFEEVRGKGLLIGAELTDAFKGRAKDFVTAAGKHGVIMLMAGPDVLRFVPSLIIPLDDMYEGFARLAKAIDEVVGATAEAPAR
- the aruF gene encoding arginine/ornithine succinyltransferase subunit alpha, with product MLFVRPSRLADLDALEHMARTAQPVLHSLPHDRGALEARVALSEDSFRAEVDFPGEEFYLFVLEDAESGKLMGTASIVAAAGYSDPFYAFRNDALIHASRELHVNRKIHALTMSHELTGKSRLAGFYIDPSLRGDAAAHLMSRARMMYIAANRKRFTPEVFSLLLGVTDDSGVSPFWEAVGRKFFGRNFADIEIESGGRSRTFIAEVMPTYPVYVPLLPEAAQRVLGEPDSKALLAYEIHLEEGFETDRFIDIFDAGPVLTAQVDRSACVTRNETRVVREAGAPAGGSTYLIAHNGADGEFRCVLGPLPDGKASGASLSHAARAALGVQEGDAVRCVPLHQPHQEESSGDAQ
- the astA gene encoding arginine N-succinyltransferase is translated as MIVVRVVQRGDVDALMRLAQETGPGLTTFKPDRDALAARVERARRTMEDKAEPHEAGYFFVMEDTNTGDVAGVCGIETSVGLQQPFYNYRVSTVVHASQDLGIWTRMRALNISHDLTGYAEVCSLFLSPRYRTSGVGGLLSRSRFMFLAQFRERFPQRLCAELRGHFDAEGTSPFWRAVGSHFYQIDFNAADYLSSHGRKAFLAELMPRYPVYVELLPEEAQECVGLTHSDTIPARRMLESEGLRYENHVDIFDAGPVLECHIADLRTVRESVVVPVEIANVPAGAPQDAPRSLVSNTSLGDFRVGAAAGVPQDGVFRMSAAEAAALDVKTGDPVRVLPLKHK
- the astD gene encoding succinylglutamate-semialdehyde dehydrogenase, producing the protein MSELFIDGEWAAGTGPAFASHNPGTGATVWEGNSASADDVDRAVRSARRAFAAWSALSLDERCGVVRRFAALVTERKEALAEAIGRETGKPLWEARTEAASMAAKVEISIQAYNERTGEKRSPMADGTAVLRHRPHGVVAVFGPYNFPGHLPNGHIVPALIAGNAVVFKPSELAPGVAAVTVQIWRDAGLPAGVLNLVQGEKETGIALANHRQIDGLFFTGSSDTGTLLHKQFGGRPEIVLALEMGGNNPLVIGPVADLDAAVHHTIQSAFLSAGQRCTCARRIFVPNDAFGDRFVERLTEVTSRISVGEYNADPQPFMGAVVSARAASRLVAAQERLLADGAKALLTMEQRDPALGFVTPAILDVTAVKNLPDEEHFGPLAQIIRYSTFDEALDKANDTEFGLSAGLLADDEALWTHFQRTIRAGVVNWNRPTNGASSGAPFGGPGRSGNHRPSAYYAADYCAYPMASVESAQLHMPASVSPGLQF
- the astB gene encoding N-succinylarginine dihydrolase; translation: MQATEANFDGLVGPTHNYAGLSFGNVASQNNEKSVANPKAAAKQGLRKMKQLADLGFHQGVLPPQERPSMRLLRELGFSGDDATVIARVAKDAPELLAAASSASAMWTANAATVSPSADTHDGRVHFTPANLCSKLHRAIEHESTRRTLRAIFSDADRFAVHEALPGTPALGDEGAANHTRFCSEYGTRGVEFFVYGRSEYRRGPEPKRFPARQTFEASRAVAHRHGLAEAATVYAQQNPDVIDAGVFHNDVIAVGNRNTLFCHQLAFVEQNAVYDELRSKLSGLKAEFNVIEVPDAQVSVADAVTSYLFNSQLLTRPDGKQVLVVPQECRENARVGAYLDELTAHTGPIDDVLVFDLRESMKNGGGPACLRLRVVLNDAERAAVTPGVWINDKLFGRLDTWIEKHYRDRLAPTDLTDPQLLAESRTALDELTQILGLGSLYDFQR